The genomic DNA ttattttttttacaccTCTGACTCAGGATCTTAGATAATCCACTACaattgacaacaactttaccgttATCCAATTAATGTCGACTCATGCACTTTGCAAGTTGACTCATGAGCCTAAGATTTGTCTGAACATCCAAAAGTTGTGGTTACGTCCACGTTCTGTACATCCAACGTTCAAATACTGAGCCTATCAAATCATTGATACAAAATCGAAAACAATCATCACTTGAATCTCAAAAGAAAGatgatatttgaattttattagtCTTTAACTCaattatataaaattcatttatgAGATTGTAGATATAATTATATTTGAGCTTTATTTTAGCATtttaacttaattaattatttagttcattaaataatatatatgtcaatTAGTTATACAAATGTTAGGAATCAATAAGTAaaaggagaaatgatatttgtacaacaattTTTGCAAAAACCATCTCTTTCATAttctttttattctctctctttatatttatctctatattatttttatccaataagaagaaagaaaaaatggttgtcacaaaagttgtttaagattggtggtacaaatatcattcctcaAATAAAAGTGTTCAATGATCAtaacacacccacttgttttttaagaaggtgtgttatagcaacatacaccttaaggtgtatttattaacattttagttataacttgttaaaacactcccacataaaaactagtgggtgtgttctagcaaatccataCATACACGTAagttctaacaaaaaaattggttatctatgcaaaaaataaatttgaaggaTGGTTATCCATGCAAATTGTTAGGTTGGCACTCATACTTGATATATAGAGACACACCGCAACTCACATGAATGAATTATTCTGCTGTTTCATGCACCAAACATAAACTCGATAGAATATAAATCAATTGCATTTCTGCATATaactttgcttcttttttttctttctctctaagCATGAAAAGTGATGAGCATATTTTGTTTGgaacataaattaattagtaTTAATACATAAATGATCCTAAATCATATCAGCTCAATAGCAAGAGTTTAACGTTATAGTCTGAAATGTTCAACTCCCttcaattgtttttattaaaatgataagtgtcaatttcattgataataatttcactatattcttcatttatttttaaaaataatacacaaCATCTATAAAATCACAAACTAATAAACATCAAGGTCTTAaaattgtttatccaaaaaACCAATAAAAGCATATCTAATATTTGTGAGCACTCCTTAGAATATGAGAGGTGAGCTTTTTAGGTTTGGAGAACATAACCATGTGATCTGAATCCTTTATCACTTTCACTTCAACATATGGACCAGTTCTCTCAATTATCCATAATTGCAGATCCTCTCTAATGAAAATGTCTCCTTTAGAGATAATGAAGACTTTTGGTACCCTTCCATTCCTCAGCTTGGTAACTCTTGTTTCTTTCAATATCAGTTTTTCATCATTAAAGATAGGATGTGGCCTCACCAACGATGATCCAAGTGTCAAATCCTGCGCATGTTACCATCAATTATTGGCttcaatgtaaattaataaaatatgtataatataatataatatggtattttttttaaagaataatataatattgtatgTTAAGGTAACTTAGGGTATACATTTAACAAATAAGTGTATAGATTTTTGGTCTTAACTCCCTCCTTGCTAGGGAAGGCCTTCTAATAATTTGAAGTTTAATCGAGACATAAAAAAAGTCTAACTAATGCTTATTATAAAACAAgattgaaattcaaattctcctagacaaattatttttaacagAAGTTAAGGTtgattcaataaatctaaatgTTTAAAACGAACTTTAAAATACATCTTTAAAAATTAACTACAATAAAATTACAGAcatttgctctttttttttttacaaaagagggCAAATTATAGACATTTTCAATCTAATTAGTTTTGCATTATTATATAatacttaaataaatattaattgcagtcaaatgatttaattaaagtaaaaatatttacCTCATTAGGCGACAATTGATACAGATTAGATGCCAAGAGTTTGGATCCAAATAACAAGCCAGTTGGAGGACTGTTTGGTCCATCAGAGAAGACTAACTGTGGTGGATCTTGTTGACTGGAATTTAATCTTCTCTGATTCTATGAGGcaataaaacaaaatgagacaaattaaaaacatgtgAAAATAAGcttccaaaattaaaattaaaactcagaaaattctaaattaaaatCCACTAAAGTATTTTAGGTTTCTTAAGAGGCTTTCGAGTTTATTCTTTTTTAGGAATTATTTGAGTTGACGAAGATGTTAAAGAAGTTGAAGACCCCTAATACCCTTCTAATAAATGTAATAAAAAGACAAAACAAAGTACCTCTTGAAGTAAACTTGTGAAATTCAGGTTTTCACTAATCACGAATGCAGTGACAAAAACTGCAAGAGAAATTTTCTTAGGGAACTTTTCCATAGCAACAGATAAGGGTATCCCTCCAAAACTATGACCCACAAGAATCACCTTTTCCTTTGGAGGAAGAGATTCTATAAATGAAATCAAAGGTTCAtgatattttgaaattgatgaATGAATCTCTTGAACCTGTATTGGACTGATACCACAAGCAGCCAATTCAATTGTGGTAACATTATGACCAGCTGATTTCAACATGGTTGCAACCTTATACCAACACCATGCACCATGGCCAGCTCCATGAACAAGCACAAAGTGCTTCCCATTAGCAccaatgaaaaatgaaagaataaaGAAGAGAAGAATCAGCACAACGTGTCTTTCCCGGTTAaacatattaataatatattatatctcTATAATTAGGAATGAGCTATTAGATAGACTTGTAGCACTTTATATATTTGCTAGGTCTTTGACCAATTAGGAGAAGAACAAAGAGGCTATATGGTTTCAATAATTTGAATAGTATAACTTAAGGGTTACAAAGAGAATATATAGTAAAGTATAAAAGGATTACtaacttgaaaatataaaaagatcCAATAGCGTAAATATAATAGACTAAGTATCATATAACAttttccttcaacaaaaaaaaagtattatataACATTTCTTCGCAATCCCAGTATCCCACCACAcgttaacaaaaaatattgaaagcTTATCaatcaagaaacaaaaatatactTGAGAAAATTCTAAAATTCTAACAATAATCTTGTTTATAGAGTCAACTCTTCTCTAACTCATGAGGCTTTTTATTACCCTAGTCATCCTACTtgtttaaagtaaaataaaatgataaactaGTTAATATTCTATATATtagaaattaattataatattttcttaCTTTCGCATTCACGCATATATAAGACACTTCGATCGAAAttgcacaatcaaaatttaaattataaaattaaaatatgtatttttttaaaccgTCTGATCTTGATCGGCCAACGATCGATATACTGAATgtgtccttttttattttttattttgcaaaactAGGCCCAAAATATCCCATTTCAactcacttattttttattttcacagTTTTGGTTATGTTAATTTTCCAagtgaaataaatttaaaaaaatgacaaggATGAGGTGAAAATtaattggctaaaatatggttttggtccctgcaaatatgtctcgttttggttttagtccctgcaaattttttttgttgtttttggtccttgcaaatatgcctcattttggttttggtccctggctccacttttgtgatgatttgcacacgtggcacatgatgactgaatccatttattagagaaatagtccctgcaaaatcttttgattttgaaaaaggtccctgcaaaatattttgtttttggaaatagtccctgcagggattattttcaaaaacaatatattttacagggaacaaaaacaacaaaatttttttacagggattaaaaccaaaacgagacatatttgcagggaccaaaacagccaaattaattatttatacaaAGTTCTCTTATAGTGGCATTTCCATCATTGGTTGTTGTATTGTTTAATTTAGAAACATTTGTTTGATAAAGATCTAGACACAAACATCGAAGTGTTCCTAAATGAGAAAGGGTacctttcactttcttcatttAAGTGTTCCTAAATGTCAAAGGCgcatttcaaaattaatttaaagtaCATTTGATGCAACAAATATTAAACTATATAGGATCTTATAActcaattattaattaaacGATTCAAACACGTTAGAAGACAATGCcacttttgaattttgttttcttctaagAGAGCTTTGTGGCGATTGTTTTCTTCTAAGAATCGTATATCTTTTGAATTTTGTAGGATTATTTTTTGGAGCATTTGATGGTAGTAACTGGAGCAAGATTGGAATGATATATATGATGGCTAGCTGCTATATATAATTCCATTCATTTATTCCcaaagtttatttaataataatatttacaaGACCTTAAGAGAGACTCCTATGATGTTCAAGCCTCATGCACATGCTGCCCTCTCCTTCGCTGTACTATTTGCCGGGAAGTTTAGCATTACTCATTTGAAAGTTGTTTGCATTGCTTGAAATAGTTTTCAAATTTGATTATACCCAAAGCAACAATTTAGAATTTTCACGGTGAATTGAAATCATTCTTGAATTCATTTGTAGATACTTGAATATGTAATGCCGGTAAGAATTAGCTATTATCTCAACATCATGCTGAAAACTCTCAACAATCTTGGTCATGGATCCGGAAGTTACATTTCTCGACTAGTGTGTAATTCTTCTTATGGCAAGCTTGTCACAACTAGTCTCTCCCCAACAGACGTATCTTGTGACATCCGGGGGGTTTCATCTAACAACAACTTGCTCGTTCTCAATGTCTTATATTATGTCCTTACGCTGTTGAGATTTTGATTACTTGCGGGGTTCATGATGTTCAAGCAAAGTCTCACGGTATTGACTTCATGTTAGTAGTTGTAGTTGACACCTTAGCTTCGTTAATAATATGGAATATTTGGAGAAAATCTTTCTTGTAAAATGTTAAATCATATTAGCAATCTTTCCTCAGTTTTAGGTTGTCAAACAACCGTTTGAAAACTCTTACTCcgattcttcttttttttggtacaactctTACTCCgattcttttttagtttttggtaCAACTCTTACTCCGATTCTAATCTATTAAATGATGCACATAGTGTGCCCTTTGTAATAGTCTTTTCacgttctttcttttttattttgttttttagtattaaaaaaaaaaaaactagcatgAATAACATCTTATTAATCTACGTTTTTATTTATTGCAAGTGGAAATATATCCTTAAAAGTCAATGGCATCATACTAGAATTGTgctaaccaacaaaaaaaaaaattgtgcttaCCTCATATCCATGGAAGACTTGATAAAAGATCTATAATAGACTTTTGATTATGTCCCTATTTGTAAGCATCTTTGATACATTCATATGTATTAAGAAAATAGATGGTATATCAGTcaagtatataattttttattggttacaTCAAGTATATAATTTAtgcataaatattattaaattgttctttatgtataaatatgtccaatttttatttttttgatgtgtcaaataaatt from Medicago truncatula cultivar Jemalong A17 chromosome 8, MtrunA17r5.0-ANR, whole genome shotgun sequence includes the following:
- the LOC11426730 gene encoding probable esterase PIR7A, yielding MFNRERHVVLILLFFILSFFIGANGKHFVLVHGAGHGAWCWYKVATMLKSAGHNVTTIELAACGISPIQVQEIHSSISKYHEPLISFIESLPPKEKVILVGHSFGGIPLSVAMEKFPKKISLAVFVTAFVISENLNFTSLLQENQRRLNSSQQDPPQLVFSDGPNSPPTGLLFGSKLLASNLYQLSPNEDLTLGSSLVRPHPIFNDEKLILKETRVTKLRNGRVPKVFIISKGDIFIREDLQLWIIERTGPYVEVKVIKDSDHMVMFSKPKKLTSHILRSAHKY